The DNA region AAGCGAACATGTAATTGACAAAGTAAAccatcaatatatttttcatttttgataaattatatcAGCTACTCTCTTTCGGATTTGTAAGTGCCAAACATATGACGATAATAGTTGGAAGACTTTTCCCGGCGTAGCTGAATAATGAGGCCTGAATATGTATACACGGATGATTAATTAGCGGCCCGCAACTCACTGGCGTCGATCTGCCACTGAAAGGGTCCTGCTTTGCCGCCATGCATAACGAATACACAGTAGAGCAGAACAGAGCAGGATGCCGCCGGGTAAATGCAGCCAAATCACTATGCATACGTCTACAAGGTACGTAGAAAGTTTTGTTGTAAATGAAGTGCATttgggaaaggaaaaaaaattaaattgtcagGAAAATAACAGAGGATTAAGTCATAAACAAGTATGAGAATATAGGAATTGAATTGTGGGTTTTTTAACAATCGGGATTGACTAGTTATTTTTCTCAAGACAATAAGCATGCATGGCAATTGCATAAAAGcttattttcatttcaatagtaaagtatatatatgtatgtatattaatCTCATAATTAGAGAGTTTTCAtttcaatagtaataacaatccttttaaatatcatttagaaatctttatatatatatatatatatatatatatatgtttctcgTCAAAACTATTTAACAAATTTCATCGGTCGAgtcattattaattatatatatatatgtgtgtgtgtgtgtgcaggAAACGTTCAAGTACTTAAAGAGTTAAAGgcctaattaatatatatatatatatatatatatatatatatatatatatatgtgtgtgtgtgtgtgtgtgtgtgtgtgtgtgtgtgtgtgtgtgtgtgtgcaggAAACGTTCAAGTACTTAAAGAGTTAAAGGCCTAATTAATAATGACTCGACCGATGAAATTTGTTAAATAGTTTTGACgagaaacatatataaattataattaggtCGTATGTCTAATCCCTTAAACTCGGACGTAAAATTGGAACGTAGAAAAGAGCCGAACCATGTTGTCTTCTCAATCCAGTAGCACTTAGTCGCGTGCAATAAATTCGAGACAAGTTGCCAGTTTAGCGCTCGTGAAGTTTCGTCGCTTGCTCGCAGCTTGGACGCCGCAATTAATAAggtcaattcaagaaaaaacgCTTTTGACCACTTTGTTCCAACGAATCCGATCCAGCTATACAGAATTTGAATTTCAGAACAccagttttaaaattttacaccgaaaagtttgaaaagtgtgtgtgtgtgtggagagGAGACATTGATGCATCAATATAtttccaaaatataatttttaatttagaattttatttaaaacattcaaCGAAAAATTGATAACcctaaatagataaaatttatatttatacctATAATATCTAAACTTGATAGAAAATAAGACCTAGATAATATAGATGTAACTCATTTCTATATATTATGTCTTTGGACGTGATTAAGAACATAGCTCAAGTGGGTATAAATTTAGCGAGTTGCTAAACTTAATATCCTTAGATTCATTTATGTATTAAgtctaaataaatataagtctAACGAGctgattcaatatttttaagtttatctaTGTATTGAATTTAAGCAAATATAAGTTTAACAAGTTACCAAACTCATAGCTCGTGAGTTTAGTATCACGCCAAGCCCAAGTGAGTATAAGTTTGATGATCATTATAGACTTTTTATTGAgccataaaattttatttgtttaattttataacttttaatataaaatattaatatcatgAATATTTATCTCCCTGGATCTCTATTATAACAATTTACTCCTAAGCATCTTTTGCAAAATTGCTAATTTAATTTCAGATACAAAAtttatagaagaagaagaagtagtagTTTAAGTGCATTTTAAGAGGGTCTATGTGGTTAATAAAACACCACTTGTCTAAAAGGATAGGAGCACGAGGATATCACTAACTATAGCCACGAAGCAATGGCGTTTAATAGCAAAATCTGATATAATTTTCCAAGGCGATGTCATGTTATCTCTTTTCTATATGTGCTCTCCGTGCTTTCTAATATAAAAGCATTTGCCCATAAAGAATCGCATATCTTTGGCCACTAATGTGTCGAAGGTACCCTAGTTCTAATTTGTCTACCTCCAAGTACCTTGGAGATTTTCTTGTATGACCATCGAACAGACCGTTGTCTAAATTCATTTTAGAGACCTGGCTAGGCAGGTGTGGAGCAGAGGCTGGCATGTATATAAATGCTTTACTTGTGATAACTAGTCATAAGTCCTAGAACAAACCGATATCAGTTAACCTAGAAAATAAGCCTTTGAAAGCTTAAAAATTCCTGTTAGTGTTATTGAAGTTTCTCTAGTTATATATCCTTTTTGTTAGAAGACACTGATATAGCACAAATGGATTCAAATGAACAGCTCATTAATTTTGAAGGGTATAGCTTAATTGATTAAGTTTTGGATTTGATCTCAAAAGATCACCAGTTTGAGTCCTACAAATCTTAAAGTCACTGAAGgcttacatggttattaacttcAGAGCCTGTGGAATTAGTTAAAGTACACACAAGTTGACTCGAACAcctatattaatctaaaaaaaaaacaacgtatTTGCTAAGTATATTAAATTTGTCCTACCAATCTGAATTAAGCCATTTTGTGAGTGATTTTTCGCCTCAAAAATGGTGATGGGAAATGAAGTGTCAAACATACTGAAATGGAGGATAAATGTACCTGATGGAACATTAGAGATATTGCAGCCTGAATCTGAATTAGTCCACAGAATCTGGCTGGGTCTGCTAGGAGAATTCATATTGAAAATTTGGAAGTTTTTGGAGAAGACTAGGAACATAGCAGTTGATGCGCCTAAAAAGGTTATTCATTGTCTCAAAGTAGGGATGGAACTTTCTATTGTGTCGCTCTTCTACTATTATGAGGCCTTTATATGAAGGTGTTAGGGAATGCTGTGTGGGCGATAATGACAGCTGTGTTAGTTTTTGAAAACACTGCGGGTTAGTACTCCAAATCAAACCCCAGCAATCTGTGagcttcatttaatttttctgtCTTTAAGTATGATGTCTACTTTATTAAGAGATAACAGTGTAGTACTCTAGGATCGAAACCATAAATTGCAAACTATGTCTTCATGAAGTTCCAATGTTCCATGACATTTACTCTTAAGTTGCTCCTTGTATTGCTGGTGCAACACTATATAAATGTATTAACAGAGGAATAGGCACTTTTCTTGCTGGATCACTTGGCGTTGGTGTTCATTGGCCTGCAAATCACTCTGGAGTTGAGCCCATTGTTCTTGGAATCTCAGTTTTGCTTCTTGGTGAGTTAGAACCTGTTCTCAAAACAGATTTCCTCCCTTTGCAGTTTTACCTGCTGTTTTGTTTGTGGGTACTGTCTTGTTCTTTAAATACCTCCCTTCCACTCACTCACCCTTCTTTAAATGACAGCTTCAGCAGCTACTTTTCGCGGTTTATACCATCAGTTAAAGCCCGATTTGATTATGGTGCTATGATCTTCATACTGACCTTTAGTTTAGTGTCAGTTTCTGGTTATTGCGAGGATAAGGTGATTGATATCGCACACCAAAGGTTATCCGCAATTGCCATTGGGGCCTCCCtttgcattctcataagcatgCTATTCTATCTCATCTGGGGTGGCGAAGAGCTTCACAATTTGATTCGTCGTAACCTGGAAAAGCTTGCTGATGCTTTAGATGGTATATATGCACACAGCCAACCATGGAAATTGAATTCATCCGTTTCAACAGAAGGACAATATAACTGATTTGTGGTGAAAATAGCTGTCAACATGAATTGCAGGATGTATTGCCGGGTACTTCACAGGCAGCAGTGATGGTGATTCTTGTAAGAaaatggaaggctataaattcGTTCttaattcaaaggcagctgaagaTTCTATGGTAGGTTACTAACCAATCCAAATCATTTTAGCAATGGATTTTCAGTGAACTTCTTGCAATGGTTGATAAACTTCCCCTTTAAAATGCGCAGGCTGGCTTCGCAAGATGGGAACCTGCACATGGTCGTTTCAACTTCCGGCATCCATGGAACCAGTACCTAAAGGTTGGGGCTTCGTTGGGAAGCTGCGCATATTGCATTGGAACTCTCATTGGTTGCTTAAACTTTGAAAATTGAGGTAAACCCTGAATATGGAATTCACTTCCATCTATGCTCTTCGGTTTGCTCCACGCTGTCAGCTCTGGAAACATTAATGTATCGCAACAGGCACCTGAGCATCTAAAGAGGTATCTCAGTGATGTCTCCAACACATTGAGCTCTTATGCTTCACATGTCTTGAAAGAATTGGCTGTTGCAGTTAAGACtatgaaaaaatcatcaaaaatagaCTACTCAATTGGAAAGATGCAGCATGCAGTAAAAGAACTTCAAAAGGCCTAGGAATCTCTTCCTAACCACCTTGT from Populus alba chromosome 14, ASM523922v2, whole genome shotgun sequence includes:
- the LOC118041888 gene encoding aluminum-activated malate transporter 10, with product MVMGNEVSNILKWRINVPDGTLEILQPESELVHRIWLGLLGEFILKIWKFLEKTRNIAVDAPKKVLGNAVWAIMTAVLVFENTAVAPCIAGATLYKCINRGIGTFLAGSLGVGVHWPANHSGVEPIVLGISVLLLGELEPVLKTDFLPLQFYLLFCLWVLSCSLNTSLPLTHPSLNDSFSSYFSRFIPSVKARFDYGAMIFILTFSLVSVSGYCEDKVIDIAHQRLSAIAIGASLCILISMLFYLIWGGEELHNLIRRNLEKLADALDGCIAGYFTGSSDGDSCKKMEGYKFVLNSKAAEDSMAGFARWEPAHGRFNFRHPWNQYLKAPEHLKRYLSDVSNTLSSYASHVLKELAVAVKTMKKSSKIDYSIGKMQHAVKELQKA